A portion of the Calothrix sp. 336/3 genome contains these proteins:
- a CDS encoding SPFH domain-containing protein, which produces MEPIIAIVLVLVGYALGSAKVISEGNQALVERLGRKHRTLSPGLNFIVPVIDQIVMEDTTREQYIDIKPQNIITKDNIYLEVDAVVFWRISSMDRSFYEIDDLQGALAQLATTTLREIIAQNTLEEANSFRAEVDKTIIDQLNETTKKWGVEIIRVDIQRITPPDSVRKSMEEQRAAEIKSRAAILEAEGERQAAIKKAEGTKTSLQIISEALRSNPENKEILRYLVAQDYVDASHKLGASQNAKIVFMDPVKSGDVYDQLLAEAVVQETNKSENGAA; this is translated from the coding sequence ATGGAGCCAATTATTGCTATAGTTTTAGTGCTCGTAGGTTATGCCTTAGGATCTGCCAAAGTTATTAGTGAAGGTAATCAAGCTTTAGTAGAACGTTTAGGGCGTAAACATCGTACCCTCAGTCCTGGATTAAATTTTATTGTTCCTGTTATCGACCAAATAGTCATGGAAGATACTACCAGGGAACAGTACATTGATATTAAACCCCAGAATATTATCACCAAAGATAACATCTACTTAGAAGTTGATGCCGTTGTCTTCTGGCGCATCAGTAGTATGGATAGAAGCTTCTATGAGATTGATGATTTACAGGGAGCTTTGGCACAATTAGCTACAACAACTCTTCGGGAAATTATCGCCCAAAATACCCTAGAAGAAGCTAATAGCTTTCGAGCAGAAGTAGATAAAACCATTATCGACCAACTCAACGAAACCACAAAGAAATGGGGCGTGGAAATTATCCGTGTTGATATTCAACGCATCACACCCCCCGACAGTGTGCGAAAATCCATGGAAGAGCAACGAGCTGCGGAAATTAAAAGTCGTGCTGCCATTCTGGAAGCAGAAGGGGAAAGACAAGCTGCCATCAAGAAAGCAGAAGGAACTAAAACCTCTCTGCAAATTATCTCCGAAGCTTTGCGTTCTAATCCCGAAAATAAGGAGATTCTCCGTTATTTAGTTGCTCAAGACTATGTAGATGCAAGTCATAAGCTCGGTGCAAGTCAAAATGCCAAGATTGTGTTTATGGATCCAGTGAAATCTGGTGATGTCTACGATCAGTTACTTGCGGAAGCGGTAGTACAAGAAACGAATAAATCGGAAAATGGGGCAGCTTAG
- a CDS encoding PAS domain-containing sensor histidine kinase: MSRNQPSSWRNSQSQPLATGTPTRLELVPERTNDLEPCTNEILRQTQEELRWYRQLYEHTPSVCLTLESTGNIVSVNQFGADYLGYKPENLIHLPVEDLFATEEKTRFQELLQNLTNESSFNQIVKAEFRLNCPQSQMQWAKIIAKVLPPEGENYNYILLVLEDVTAYRMAAVTLEANQKAVQAQQEELESLNRLKDEFLSTVSHELRTPLTNMKMAIQMLGIALDQQENLLSTPVFPAAPRSKIGRYFQILNNECDREINLITNFLDLQKLDTTTKPLVLETIHVKPWLLQVVEMFQARHRNCCQHRLHLDIAPDLPHIVSDPFSLERIVIELVTNACKFSPPGEQILISAQSQTQEVVIQVTNYGVEIPPSEIPRIFDKFYRIPSNDPWKQGGTGLGLALVQKLTKYLGGAIAIESENNQTCFTIQLPLWQ; this comes from the coding sequence ATGAGTCGGAATCAGCCTTCTAGCTGGCGCAACAGCCAATCACAACCCTTGGCGACTGGAACACCTACACGTCTAGAACTTGTGCCTGAGCGAACCAATGATTTAGAACCTTGCACAAATGAAATTTTACGTCAGACTCAGGAAGAATTACGGTGGTATCGTCAATTATATGAACATACACCTTCCGTTTGTTTGACCTTAGAATCAACAGGCAATATTGTTTCTGTGAATCAATTTGGTGCGGATTATTTGGGATACAAGCCGGAAAATTTAATACACTTACCTGTAGAGGATTTATTTGCTACAGAGGAAAAAACTCGTTTTCAGGAATTATTACAAAACTTAACGAATGAGTCGTCTTTTAATCAGATAGTCAAGGCAGAGTTTCGCCTCAACTGTCCTCAAAGTCAAATGCAATGGGCGAAAATTATTGCTAAAGTTTTGCCACCAGAGGGCGAAAATTATAATTATATTTTGCTGGTACTAGAAGATGTTACCGCTTACAGAATGGCGGCAGTCACCCTAGAAGCGAATCAGAAAGCAGTACAAGCACAGCAGGAAGAGCTAGAAAGTCTCAACCGTTTGAAGGATGAGTTTCTCAGCACAGTTTCCCACGAGTTACGAACCCCATTAACAAATATGAAGATGGCAATTCAAATGTTAGGTATTGCCCTCGATCAACAGGAGAATCTTCTATCTACCCCAGTTTTTCCGGCTGCACCCCGTTCTAAAATTGGGCGTTACTTTCAAATTTTAAACAACGAGTGCGATCGCGAAATCAATCTGATTACTAATTTCTTGGATTTGCAGAAACTTGACACCACCACTAAACCCTTAGTACTAGAAACAATTCACGTTAAACCCTGGTTACTACAGGTTGTCGAGATGTTCCAAGCACGTCATCGCAACTGTTGTCAGCACCGTCTCCATCTGGATATTGCCCCAGACTTACCACACATCGTCTCTGACCCCTTTAGTTTAGAACGAATTGTGATTGAGTTAGTCACCAATGCCTGTAAATTTAGCCCCCCAGGAGAACAAATTCTCATCAGTGCTCAATCCCAAACTCAGGAAGTCGTTATCCAAGTGACAAACTACGGTGTCGAAATTCCCCCATCCGAGATACCGCGAATCTTTGATAAGTTTTACCGCATTCCCAGTAACGATCCCTGGAAGCAAGGAGGAACCGGACTCGGATTAGCACTGGTACAGAAATTAACTAAGTATTTAGGAGGTGCGATCGCCATCGAAAGCGAAAATAATCAAACTTGTTTCACAATTCAGCTACCATTGTGGCAGTAG
- a CDS encoding rRNA large subunit pseudouridine synthase E, with product MTDHKYILFYKPYGVLCQFTQEIPEQITLKDYIPIPNVYPVGRLDWDSEGLLLLTNHGQLQHRLCDPQFHHERTYLAQVERIPDVTALQKLVSGVDIKGYRTRPAKVRLLSEEPSLPERNPPIRFRKNVPTAWLKLTLTEGKNRQVRRMTAAVGFPTLRLVRISIAHLHLDKLQPGEWRSLTSTELDSLRELVFTNTAPKGKNWRGSTKASSKLKK from the coding sequence ATGACCGACCACAAATATATACTTTTCTATAAACCCTATGGTGTGCTGTGTCAGTTCACCCAGGAAATTCCAGAGCAAATCACCCTCAAGGATTATATTCCTATCCCCAATGTCTATCCTGTGGGACGTTTGGATTGGGATAGTGAAGGCTTGTTATTGTTGACGAATCATGGACAATTACAACATCGTTTGTGCGATCCACAATTTCACCACGAACGTACCTATTTAGCTCAGGTAGAACGGATTCCTGATGTGACTGCTTTACAAAAGTTAGTGTCGGGAGTGGATATAAAAGGCTACCGCACTCGCCCTGCGAAAGTACGACTACTTTCAGAAGAACCTTCCTTACCAGAAAGGAATCCACCAATTCGCTTTCGCAAAAACGTGCCCACAGCTTGGTTAAAATTAACACTAACTGAGGGAAAAAATCGCCAGGTGCGGAGGATGACTGCGGCGGTGGGTTTTCCGACTTTACGTTTAGTCAGAATCAGTATTGCTCATTTACATTTAGACAAATTACAACCGGGAGAGTGGCGATCGCTCACCTCAACAGAATTAGACTCATTACGAGAACTGGTGTTTACAAATACTGCACCCAAAGGAAAAAACTGGCGTGGCTCTACCAAAGCATCATCAAAGCTGAAAAAGTAA
- the thiC gene encoding phosphomethylpyrimidine synthase, translating to MRTQWVAKRRGQGNVTQMHYARQGVITEEMHYVATRENLPVELVRDEVARGRMIIPANINHTNLEPMAIGIASRCKVNANIGASPNSSNLQEEVDKLNLSVKYGADTVMDLSTGGGNLDEIRTAIIKASPVPIGTVPIYQALESVHGNLENLTADDFLHVIEKHAQQGVDYMTIHAGLLIEYLPLVKSRITGIVSRGGGIIAKWMLHHHKQNPLYTHFDEIIEIFKKYDVSFSLGDSLRPGCTHDASDAAQLSELKTLGQLTRRAWEHDVQVMVEGPGHVPMDQIEFNVRKQMEECSEAPFYVLGPLVTDIAPGYDHITSAIGAAMAGWYGTAMLCYVTPKEHLGLPNAEDVRNGLIAYKIAAHAADIARHRPGARDRDDELSRARYNFDWNRQFELSLDPDRAKEYHDETLPADIYKTAEFCSMCGPKFCPMQTKIDADALTELEKFLEKDKSVVAQG from the coding sequence ATGCGGACACAATGGGTTGCGAAACGGCGTGGGCAAGGTAATGTAACTCAGATGCATTATGCCCGTCAAGGTGTGATTACGGAAGAAATGCACTACGTCGCCACCAGGGAAAACCTCCCCGTCGAATTAGTGCGCGATGAAGTAGCTAGGGGACGGATGATTATCCCAGCGAATATTAATCATACCAACCTGGAGCCAATGGCGATCGGGATTGCCTCTAGGTGTAAAGTCAATGCGAATATCGGTGCTTCTCCTAACTCTTCTAACCTGCAAGAAGAAGTCGATAAACTCAACTTGTCAGTCAAATATGGTGCTGATACCGTCATGGATTTGTCTACAGGCGGTGGTAACTTAGATGAAATTCGTACTGCCATCATCAAAGCTTCACCCGTCCCCATTGGTACTGTACCAATTTACCAAGCTCTAGAAAGTGTTCACGGTAACTTAGAGAATTTAACTGCGGACGATTTTCTCCATGTGATTGAAAAACACGCTCAACAGGGTGTGGATTACATGACAATCCATGCAGGTTTGTTAATTGAATACCTGCCCCTAGTCAAAAGCCGTATTACAGGTATTGTTTCCCGTGGTGGGGGAATTATTGCCAAATGGATGCTACATCACCATAAACAGAATCCCCTCTATACTCACTTCGATGAGATTATTGAGATTTTCAAAAAATATGATGTCTCCTTTAGTCTCGGTGATTCCCTTCGCCCTGGATGTACCCACGATGCTTCCGATGCTGCCCAATTATCAGAATTGAAAACCCTGGGGCAATTAACTCGCAGAGCATGGGAGCATGATGTACAGGTAATGGTGGAAGGTCCCGGACACGTTCCCATGGATCAGATTGAGTTTAACGTCCGTAAGCAGATGGAGGAGTGTTCAGAAGCACCTTTCTACGTTCTTGGACCCCTAGTTACAGATATTGCTCCTGGTTATGACCATATTACATCCGCGATTGGGGCAGCCATGGCAGGATGGTACGGAACAGCAATGTTGTGCTATGTCACACCGAAAGAGCACTTAGGATTACCCAATGCAGAAGATGTGCGCAATGGTTTAATTGCCTATAAAATTGCTGCCCACGCTGCCGATATTGCTAGACACCGCCCTGGGGCACGAGACAGGGATGATGAGTTATCCCGTGCCCGGTATAATTTTGATTGGAATCGTCAGTTTGAGCTATCTTTAGACCCCGATAGAGCCAAGGAATACCACGATGAAACCCTACCCGCAGATATTTATAAAACTGCGGAATTTTGTTCTATGTGTGGTCCAAAATTCTGTCCGATGCAAACTAAAATTGATGCCGATGCATTGACAGAATTGGAGAAGTTTTTAGAGAAGGATAAGTCTGTGGTGGCACAGGGTTAG
- a CDS encoding DUF262 domain-containing protein, whose amino-acid sequence MIAITHLIPGETFSSSDKSDVSQVSLSDYEINEKYKKGEIRIVTEQARYPLDSIETMLDSQKYILNPEYQRRKRWDNTRKSRLIESFIMNVPIPPIFLYEIDYSIYEVMDGLQRLTAIYDFYKGKFDLEGLEYWKELNGRNYQNLPEQVKRGIDRRYLSSIVLLQETAKSTEEADFLKQIVFERLNSGGEKLTPQETRNALRNGKFNQLCIKLAENESFRKMWKLPLESEGEEKLLESESYRKMEDVELVLRFFAYRHIANFKSPVDKFLDDYLKQANNYPDETITKLENLFNETINIVYSIFGDSAFIPPKEKRDNQKPLKVIYDSMMQVIANNISQKESLLKHSKSIRSNLYSDKELLYVKKENNRPLFEGRYNNKKDVEARIKYFQDFLQGFIS is encoded by the coding sequence ATGATAGCAATCACCCATTTAATTCCAGGTGAAACATTCTCTTCCTCAGATAAATCAGATGTTTCTCAAGTCTCTCTTTCAGACTATGAAATTAATGAGAAGTATAAAAAGGGAGAAATAAGAATAGTCACGGAACAAGCTCGTTATCCCCTTGATAGCATAGAAACTATGCTTGATAGTCAAAAATATATCCTGAATCCTGAATACCAGCGTAGAAAAAGATGGGACAATACTAGAAAATCTCGTTTGATAGAATCTTTTATAATGAATGTGCCCATTCCTCCTATCTTTTTATATGAAATAGATTACTCTATATATGAAGTAATGGATGGCTTGCAAAGACTAACAGCTATTTATGATTTTTACAAAGGAAAGTTTGATTTAGAAGGATTGGAGTATTGGAAAGAGCTTAACGGGCGAAATTATCAGAATTTACCAGAGCAAGTAAAAAGGGGAATAGATAGACGCTATTTATCATCCATTGTCTTGTTGCAAGAAACCGCAAAAAGTACAGAGGAAGCTGACTTTCTGAAGCAAATAGTTTTTGAAAGACTGAATAGCGGTGGAGAAAAACTAACTCCGCAAGAAACAAGAAATGCTTTACGTAATGGCAAGTTTAACCAACTATGTATAAAGCTTGCAGAAAATGAATCTTTCCGTAAAATGTGGAAACTACCTTTGGAGTCTGAAGGAGAAGAAAAATTACTTGAGAGTGAATCTTACCGTAAGATGGAAGATGTTGAGTTAGTTCTACGATTCTTTGCTTATCGTCACATAGCTAATTTTAAATCTCCGGTAGATAAGTTTTTAGATGACTATTTAAAACAAGCAAATAATTATCCAGACGAAACAATTACAAAACTTGAAAATCTTTTCAATGAAACGATTAATATCGTCTATTCCATATTTGGAGACTCAGCTTTCATACCACCTAAAGAAAAACGTGACAATCAAAAACCACTCAAAGTTATTTATGATTCCATGATGCAAGTTATTGCCAACAATATTTCTCAAAAAGAGAGCTTACTCAAGCATAGCAAGTCTATACGCAGTAATCTATACTCAGACAAGGAGTTACTATATGTCAAAAAAGAAAACAATAGACCCCTTTTTGAGGGTAGATATAATAATAAAAAAGATGTAGAGGCTCGCATAAAATATTTCCAGGATTTCCTACAAGGTTTTATATCATAA
- a CDS encoding MAE_28990/MAE_18760 family HEPN-like nuclease: MNIESLERFKKEINQVREYFKHIQYVDDILRSDVSSTENEMIKISLNNLKDHHKNFRIDKSRFEYKASIISLYGLLEKYIEIWIKEYLDSLADLITNYNDIDEKIRINHFELSLKLINNITSRESLKYKHIKKEEVIKKLNECIVNPSNYKFSTEAFVILSGNLKHKQIVKIFELVNINLNDKIKNNKTLVEHFKNNEEISNISNIDSDNLYNKINDLVERRNQIAHGSELDDILSISELELSIQFLENYCQAIFEILSEEYIKKESIYKYQKIEEIIQIFNNKILAFKIENYTVKVGDILIVETTEGNFYKKTILTIQLNNEPYTELKVTDKKDIAVSVEPKIKENQIFYIVKK, from the coding sequence ATGAATATAGAATCATTGGAGAGATTTAAAAAGGAAATCAATCAAGTCCGAGAATATTTCAAGCATATTCAGTATGTAGATGATATCTTACGTAGTGACGTATCATCGACTGAAAATGAGATGATTAAAATCTCATTAAATAATTTAAAAGACCATCACAAAAACTTTAGAATCGATAAAAGTAGATTTGAGTATAAAGCATCTATTATTTCACTTTATGGCTTACTAGAAAAATATATAGAAATTTGGATTAAAGAATATCTTGATTCTCTAGCAGATTTAATTACAAACTATAACGACATCGATGAAAAAATTAGAATTAATCATTTTGAGCTTTCCTTAAAACTAATAAATAATATCACTAGTAGAGAAAGCTTGAAGTATAAGCATATCAAAAAAGAAGAGGTTATAAAAAAACTAAATGAATGTATCGTTAATCCATCTAATTATAAATTCAGCACAGAAGCGTTTGTTATTTTGTCAGGTAATTTAAAGCATAAACAAATTGTTAAAATATTTGAACTTGTTAATATAAATTTAAACGATAAGATTAAAAATAACAAAACACTAGTTGAACATTTCAAGAATAATGAAGAAATTAGTAATATTTCAAATATAGATTCAGATAATTTATATAATAAAATTAATGATTTAGTTGAAAGAAGAAATCAAATCGCTCACGGTTCGGAATTAGATGATATTTTAAGTATATCTGAGCTAGAACTATCTATTCAGTTTTTAGAGAACTATTGCCAAGCTATTTTTGAAATACTGTCGGAAGAATATATTAAAAAAGAATCAATTTATAAATATCAAAAGATAGAAGAAATAATTCAAATATTTAATAATAAAATATTGGCATTTAAAATCGAAAACTATACTGTAAAGGTTGGAGATATCCTAATTGTAGAAACAACAGAAGGAAATTTCTATAAAAAAACTATTTTGACAATACAATTAAATAATGAACCTTATACAGAACTAAAAGTTACAGACAAGAAAGATATTGCTGTCAGTGTTGAGCCAAAAATCAAAGAAAACCAAATATTTTATATAGTCAAGAAATAG
- a CDS encoding 2'-5' RNA ligase family protein, whose amino-acid sequence MGRYFIALLPPQDIQAQVNQIKQHFADNYASCGAQKSPPHITLQPPFEWRDEDLPLLAASLQEFSQERQSFAITLKNYNAFPPRVIYIDVVRSPLGCSPEALPQLLQLQADLLTHLETTLGISDKVAKNRPFVPHMTVAFRDLTKINFHRAWQEFQKQEIYLEFLANSLTLLLHDGDRWNVKTEFSFCGSS is encoded by the coding sequence ATGGGTCGTTACTTTATCGCTCTACTACCGCCCCAAGACATTCAAGCACAGGTCAACCAGATTAAACAGCATTTTGCTGATAACTATGCCAGTTGTGGCGCACAAAAATCCCCTCCCCACATCACCCTCCAACCACCCTTTGAGTGGAGAGATGAGGATTTACCCCTACTCGCAGCATCTTTACAAGAGTTTTCCCAGGAAAGGCAATCTTTTGCGATAACCCTGAAAAATTACAACGCTTTTCCCCCTCGTGTCATCTATATTGATGTGGTGCGTTCACCCTTGGGTTGCTCCCCTGAAGCATTGCCACAGTTACTGCAACTACAAGCAGATTTGCTCACCCATCTGGAAACTACCCTGGGAATCTCTGATAAAGTAGCTAAAAACCGTCCCTTTGTACCCCACATGACGGTTGCTTTTCGAGACTTAACAAAAATTAATTTTCATAGAGCTTGGCAAGAGTTCCAAAAGCAAGAAATATATTTAGAATTCCTTGCCAATAGTTTGACTCTGTTACTCCATGATGGCGATCGCTGGAATGTGAAAACAGAGTTTAGCTTTTGTGGGAGTTCTTAA
- a CDS encoding DUF5942 domain-containing protein, with protein MRKLILTCLFVIGLVFALFSFQGLASQGEFETILLDFREDISPEVLEQNLQAIAKQYNVTPQLDNQFSAKDHVYIIKGDKQKLAALKKSPFAQVTEYIEPNYIYKIPQLGEIAREREFFRPGEQRSLLPQAKEPNDPMYNKQWNLHNIGVTTAWEKTKGDGITVAVIDTGVTRVRDLTETKFVKGYDFVNDREEAKDDHGHGTHVAGTIAQATNNGYGVAGVAYQAKIMPLKVLSAFGGGTVADIAEAIKFAADNKADIINMSLGGGGESKLMQEAINYAHNKGVTIIAAAGNENHNSASYPARYPHVIGVSALAPDGEKAPYSNFGAGVDISAPGGSDAGKVLQETIDPETGNAVFIGYQGTSMAAPHVAGVAALIKASGIKQPDEILAVLQQSARVIKDDGLNYYGAGQLNADAAVTKAAQGIISFQDFFRWLRDNGYLNPGFWIDGGAIALVPKILMVVGSYLLAWFLRVYFPFAWSWSLSWGLIAGSSGLFFLKGFYIFDLPQFPFRLLGSSIPELGNTLQGTDAFNPLFASVLIPLGLIALLLGHPTWKWFAIGSSLGVAVCLGVSSVTDPAVWGLGSGMLSRVFLGINALLCFGLAHLAVSGNQKTGWN; from the coding sequence ATGAGAAAGCTGATATTAACCTGCTTATTTGTTATTGGCTTAGTATTTGCCTTGTTTAGTTTCCAAGGGTTAGCAAGTCAAGGGGAATTTGAGACGATTTTGCTCGATTTTCGGGAAGATATCTCCCCAGAAGTATTAGAGCAGAATTTACAGGCGATCGCCAAGCAATATAACGTCACACCCCAACTAGATAACCAATTTTCTGCCAAAGACCATGTATACATTATCAAAGGTGATAAACAAAAATTAGCAGCCCTGAAAAAATCTCCCTTTGCCCAAGTCACAGAATACATTGAACCCAACTACATATATAAAATTCCCCAACTAGGAGAAATTGCCCGTGAACGGGAATTTTTCCGCCCTGGAGAGCAGCGCAGTCTCCTCCCCCAAGCCAAGGAACCCAACGACCCGATGTACAATAAGCAATGGAACTTACACAACATCGGAGTTACCACTGCCTGGGAAAAAACCAAAGGGGATGGTATAACCGTGGCAGTCATTGATACTGGAGTCACCCGTGTCCGTGATTTGACGGAAACCAAATTTGTTAAGGGTTATGACTTCGTAAATGACAGAGAAGAAGCCAAAGACGATCATGGACATGGAACCCACGTCGCTGGTACTATTGCCCAGGCAACCAATAACGGTTATGGTGTCGCTGGGGTGGCATACCAAGCCAAAATTATGCCCCTGAAGGTTCTCAGTGCTTTTGGTGGTGGTACTGTCGCAGATATAGCCGAAGCGATTAAATTTGCTGCCGATAACAAAGCAGATATCATCAACATGAGTTTAGGTGGTGGCGGTGAAAGTAAACTCATGCAGGAAGCAATTAACTACGCACACAACAAAGGTGTCACAATCATTGCCGCCGCAGGTAACGAAAATCATAATTCCGCCTCCTATCCTGCTCGCTATCCCCATGTCATCGGCGTTTCTGCCCTAGCCCCCGACGGTGAAAAGGCTCCCTATTCTAATTTTGGCGCAGGTGTAGACATTTCCGCCCCCGGTGGCAGCGATGCAGGTAAAGTTCTCCAGGAAACCATCGATCCAGAAACGGGCAATGCAGTCTTCATTGGTTATCAAGGTACAAGTATGGCAGCACCCCACGTCGCGGGTGTGGCAGCTTTAATTAAAGCTTCTGGTATCAAACAACCCGATGAGATTCTGGCTGTACTTCAGCAATCTGCACGAGTAATTAAAGATGATGGTTTAAACTACTATGGTGCAGGGCAACTAAACGCCGATGCCGCAGTCACCAAAGCTGCTCAGGGAATCATCAGTTTCCAAGACTTTTTCCGATGGTTACGAGATAACGGCTACCTCAACCCCGGTTTTTGGATTGATGGTGGTGCAATTGCCCTGGTTCCTAAAATTTTGATGGTAGTTGGTTCCTATCTCCTAGCATGGTTTTTGCGGGTATACTTCCCCTTCGCTTGGAGTTGGTCACTATCTTGGGGTTTAATTGCTGGTAGTTCTGGGCTATTCTTCCTCAAAGGATTCTATATCTTTGACTTACCCCAATTTCCCTTCCGTCTCCTGGGTAGTTCCATCCCCGAATTAGGAAATACTCTTCAAGGTACAGACGCTTTTAACCCACTCTTTGCTAGTGTTTTAATACCCCTAGGTTTAATTGCTTTACTCCTAGGACATCCCACATGGAAATGGTTTGCCATTGGTTCTTCCCTTGGTGTTGCCGTTTGTTTGGGAGTTAGTTCCGTCACCGATCCCGCAGTCTGGGGTTTAGGTAGCGGGATGTTAAGTCGAGTCTTTTTAGGAATTAATGCCCTACTTTGCTTCGGATTGGCACATCTGGCTGTTTCTGGTAATCAGAAAACTGGCTGGAATTAA
- a CDS encoding DUF1344 domain-containing protein has protein sequence MSITVTGTIQHRDLGAGAWALVTDDGKTYEIPRNTDKKLLQPGQKVQVTGKIREDIMTTAMIGSVLEVKDFQIL, from the coding sequence ATGAGCATCACAGTCACAGGTACAATTCAACACCGCGATCTTGGAGCCGGTGCGTGGGCATTAGTCACAGATGATGGCAAAACCTACGAAATCCCCCGCAATACCGACAAAAAGCTGTTGCAGCCCGGACAGAAAGTTCAGGTGACAGGTAAAATACGAGAAGATATCATGACTACTGCCATGATCGGTTCTGTGTTGGAAGTCAAAGATTTTCAAATTCTCTAG
- a CDS encoding NAD(P)/FAD-dependent oxidoreductase → MVETTHKHLIIGAGFVGLGMAEALKKASISYDQVDASDDIGGNWYHGVYETAHIISSRKITQFTHFPMPENYPDFPSARNMRDYLNSFADHFQLRQNIELNRQVTYVRPMENNLWEVTFDNGEQRIYKGVIICNGHHWCKRFPKFSGEFDGEIMHSKDYKNPEQLRGKRVLVIGGGNSACDVAAEAARVGAKSVLSMRESVWFIPKTFAGLPISDLVKWWMPQWFQRFMTYVIILLTFGKHKDYGLPEPTYRVFDKHPTLNNEVPYYIKHGRIAYKPEVRHLHGKEVEFADGSRETFDLIVCATGFHLAYPFLAPELQRVEGATMQCYGGSFLEDYKGIYYIGWGQARGGAGSVFSAFAPIFTRFLELQDEIKIPMGLVFKEMGEKLPTTHLDDPQRIFRELALVNLFFQRLVKKAHRIDSQYSQFENQALPPLREKLVSSK, encoded by the coding sequence ATGGTAGAAACTACTCACAAGCATTTAATTATTGGGGCTGGTTTTGTGGGATTGGGGATGGCTGAAGCACTCAAGAAAGCTAGTATTTCCTACGACCAAGTTGATGCCAGCGATGATATTGGGGGAAATTGGTATCACGGTGTGTATGAAACTGCACATATTATTTCATCACGAAAGATTACTCAATTTACCCATTTTCCCATGCCGGAAAATTATCCGGATTTCCCCAGCGCCCGCAATATGCGGGATTACTTAAACTCCTTTGCTGACCATTTTCAGTTACGTCAAAATATTGAACTAAATCGTCAAGTTACCTACGTACGCCCCATGGAAAATAATCTTTGGGAAGTTACTTTTGATAATGGGGAACAGCGCATTTACAAGGGGGTTATCATTTGCAATGGTCATCACTGGTGCAAGCGGTTTCCTAAATTCTCAGGGGAATTTGATGGAGAGATCATGCACTCAAAAGATTATAAAAATCCTGAGCAACTACGTGGCAAGAGAGTTTTGGTGATTGGTGGAGGAAATTCCGCTTGTGATGTCGCCGCAGAAGCAGCTAGGGTGGGAGCTAAATCTGTATTGAGTATGCGTGAATCCGTATGGTTTATTCCCAAAACCTTTGCAGGTCTGCCAATTTCGGATTTAGTTAAATGGTGGATGCCACAATGGTTTCAGAGGTTTATGACCTATGTGATTATTCTGCTGACCTTCGGTAAGCACAAAGATTATGGTTTACCCGAACCCACATATCGAGTTTTTGATAAGCACCCAACCTTAAATAATGAGGTTCCCTACTATATCAAACATGGTCGCATTGCCTATAAGCCAGAGGTGCGACATTTACATGGGAAGGAAGTGGAATTTGCAGACGGTAGTCGAGAAACCTTTGATTTAATTGTTTGTGCAACAGGTTTTCACCTAGCCTATCCATTTTTAGCTCCAGAACTGCAACGGGTGGAAGGAGCCACTATGCAATGTTATGGAGGGTCATTTCTAGAAGATTACAAAGGAATTTACTATATCGGATGGGGACAAGCTAGGGGAGGTGCTGGTTCTGTATTTTCAGCTTTTGCACCTATATTTACCCGTTTTCTAGAACTCCAAGATGAAATTAAAATTCCTATGGGTTTGGTGTTCAAGGAAATGGGAGAGAAACTACCCACAACCCATCTTGACGATCCGCAAAGGATTTTTCGAGAATTAGCACTAGTTAATCTATTTTTTCAACGGTTGGTTAAAAAAGCTCACCGAATTGATTCTCAATATTCCCAGTTCGAGAATCAAGCACTCCCACCCCTGCGAGAAAAATTAGTTAGCAGTAAATAG